The genomic region GAACGACGCCCCAAAGCGCTCCGCCTGCGATACCGATAAGAATCAGTACAATGAAAAAGATCGGCCGCGGCATAGAAGTTGCCGATAAGGCAAACATACTGCCGAGTAATCCGCCGATCAGCATCTGCCCCGATCCTCCGATATTGAAGAGGCCGGTTTTAAATGCAAATGAAACGGAAAGCCCGACCAATAAGAGTGTCGTTGCCGTTGCAAGCGTATTCCCGATGCGTTCAATATTCATAAGTCCGCCACGGAAAAGGTAAGAAAAAGCGGTAAAAGGATTTTCTCCGATACAAATAATCAGAATCGCTCCGGCAATTAAACCGAGCAATACGGCGGAAAGACTGATTACAAGGGTATTATCCGAAAGCGAAGTGTGTCTTTTTATCATCACTGTTGGCCTCCATGTTTGCGCGTATCTCCGGCCATCATCAATCCCACTTCCTCGACCGTAGTTTCTTCAGGACGAACTATACCGGTTAGGGTGCCGCGATGCATAACTGCAATTCGATCCGACAGATTAAAGATTTCGTCCAACTCAAAAGAAATGAGCAATACGGCTCGCCCTCTGTCCCTGTGTTTGACCAATTCTTTATGGATTGCCTCGATAGCGCCGACATCCAGCCCACGGGTAGGCTGTACGGCAATCAGCAGTTCCGGATCAAGGGCAATTTCACGGCCGAGGATAGCCTTTTGTTGATTTCCACCACTCAAGTTCCGTGCAGCCGAGTAAACCCCTTCGCCGGAGCGAACATCGAATTGCTTGGTAATATCACCCGCAAATGTGAACATCCGGTTTTTATGCAGGAACCCGTGCTTTTGAAAAGGTTCTTTGTAGTATGATTTGATAATCGTATTTTCGGCAATCGTATACTGCATAACCAAACCGTGTTTCTGGCGGTCTTCGGGAACCAATCCCATACCCGATTCATTGCGTTCGCGGATAGAGGTCTTTGTGATATCCTTACCACTTAGCAGAACGGTTCCTTCCGCAATCGGCATTAATCCCGAAAGTGCATGAACAAGCTCACTCTGCCCATTCCCGTCAACCCCCGCGATACCGACAATTTCGCCTTTATGCACTTGCAGTGAAAAGTCATTGACGGCAGGTACTTTTTTTGCACCGATAACTTTGAGGTGTTGTATATCGAGTACGACTTCGCCGGGCTGTGCAGGCGTTTTTTGTACCTTAAATTCAACCGGACGCCCGACCATCTTTGCTGCCATCTCGTTTTTGGAAGTAGTGGCGACGTCTATCACATCGATCAATTTTCCTCGCCGTATGATGGTGCAGCGATCCGCAACGTCCTTAATTTCCTGTAATTTATGGGTGATGAGGATAATGGATTTTCCTTCCTTTACCAGATTCCTCATTATTTGGATGAGTTCTTCAATTTCCTGCGGCGTTAAAACGGCGGTAGGCTCGTCAAAGATGAGCACTTCCGCATCGCGGTACAGCATTTTTAAAATCTCCACACGCTGTTGCATACCGACTGTTATATCCATAATGCGTGCATTCGGATCGATTTGTAATCCGTATCGGGCGCTTAATTCTTTTATTTTTTTTTCGGCCTTATGCAAGTCGAGAAAAAAGCCACCTTCTTTTCCGAGGATAATATTTTCGGTGACGGTAAAGTTATGTACAAGCTGGAAATGCTGATGTACCATACCGATACCGAGTTCGTTAGCATCATTCGGATTATTGATAACCACCTGTTTACCGTTTACAAGGATTTCTCCCGCATCAGGGTGGTATAAACCGAATAAGATACTCATAAGAGTGGATTTACCCGCGCCATTTTCCCCGAGAATTGCATGGATTTCCCCCTTTTTTACCTGCAATGTTATATCATCATTTGCAACAATACCGGGGAATTCTTTGCGGATATGGCGCATTTCAATAGCATATTGTTCAGACAGATCAGGCCTTCCTTTATTTACACTGTAAACTTTTATCTAATTACTATTGTTAAAAACCTCAGTTTTTAGAGATTTCTCAATAAACGATTAAAGAAAAATCCGAGGCGTACGTAGTCATACATCCTCGGATTTGCAGAAAACAAACGCTTATCGATTAGCGGAATAAATCGCCCTGCTTGTCGGCAACGACAATGGCGCCTGACTTAATCTGCTGATAAATTTCATTCACTTTCGCTTGTACCTCATCGGAAAGGTTGGGGTTCTCCGGAGGAATACCGACCGCATCTTCTTTTGCAGTCAAAATAAGTGTTCTTCCACCTTGAAATTTACCATCGAGTTCGTCTTTGACCATATCATAAGATGCACGGTCTACATACTTCATTGCAGAAGTTAAAACGACCGATTTTTTGTCGGGGAGTAATCCTTCGTTATACTGATTAACGTCGACACCGACAACCCATACGTCTTTTCCGACCTGACGGCGTGCTTTTGTTTCATTGATTACGCCGACGCCGCCTGCTGCAGCGTGGATACAGGTAACACCGCGGTCAAACATGGAAGCAGCGATCTGCTGTCCCGCTGCGATATCGCTAAACGTTCCCTGATATACGAAATCCTCCGGATGCATTTCGATGTTCGTTCCAAGATTTTCATTGGCATATTTAATACCTTGCTGCCATCCCCAGTTGAACTTCTGAACAGCCGGAATTTCCATACCGCCGATAAATCCGAAGCGGCCTTCTTTTAATTGAAGCGCTGCGGCAAGGCCGGCAGTGAAGCCTGCTTCCTGTTCGGCAAAGAGAATACCGATGGTATTCGGCCCGTTTTGAGCATCATACGAATCGGCAGGATGAGCGTTGCCGTCGATAAGGACGAGTTTTGCATCAGGGTATTTTGTCTGTGCCTTGAAAATTGCAGTTTCAAATTTAAAACCAGGGCAAACGATAAATTTATATCCTGAATCATAGAGGTTGGAGATTTCTTTCACATAGTCCGCTTCGGTTGTCCCCACCGGCTTTAAGTATTTAATCTCAACGCCAAGTTCCTTTTCCGCACGGATAATGCCTTCCCATGTTCCCTGATTGAATGATTTATCATCAATCGTCCCCGCATCGGTAACCATACCGACTTTCATAGCTTTCTTTGTCGTTTCCTCGCTTTTTGTGCATGAGCAAATGACAAATGCACTTAATACCAGTACAGCTGCTCCCAGTACCGCTTTTAAGCTTATTTTTCGCATATTTGCGCCTCCTCAAATAAGTTCAATAAGTATACCTCAATAAAAATACCGTGTCAAATCGTTGATATAATGA from Treponema vincentii harbors:
- a CDS encoding ABC transporter ATP-binding protein, whose product is MRHIRKEFPGIVANDDITLQVKKGEIHAILGENGAGKSTLMSILFGLYHPDAGEILVNGKQVVINNPNDANELGIGMVHQHFQLVHNFTVTENIILGKEGGFFLDLHKAEKKIKELSARYGLQIDPNARIMDITVGMQQRVEILKMLYRDAEVLIFDEPTAVLTPQEIEELIQIMRNLVKEGKSIILITHKLQEIKDVADRCTIIRRGKLIDVIDVATTSKNEMAAKMVGRPVEFKVQKTPAQPGEVVLDIQHLKVIGAKKVPAVNDFSLQVHKGEIVGIAGVDGNGQSELVHALSGLMPIAEGTVLLSGKDITKTSIRERNESGMGLVPEDRQKHGLVMQYTIAENTIIKSYYKEPFQKHGFLHKNRMFTFAGDITKQFDVRSGEGVYSAARNLSGGNQQKAILGREIALDPELLIAVQPTRGLDVGAIEAIHKELVKHRDRGRAVLLISFELDEIFNLSDRIAVMHRGTLTGIVRPEETTVEEVGLMMAGDTRKHGGQQ
- a CDS encoding BMP family lipoprotein is translated as MRKISLKAVLGAAVLVLSAFVICSCTKSEETTKKAMKVGMVTDAGTIDDKSFNQGTWEGIIRAEKELGVEIKYLKPVGTTEADYVKEISNLYDSGYKFIVCPGFKFETAIFKAQTKYPDAKLVLIDGNAHPADSYDAQNGPNTIGILFAEQEAGFTAGLAAALQLKEGRFGFIGGMEIPAVQKFNWGWQQGIKYANENLGTNIEMHPEDFVYQGTFSDIAAGQQIAASMFDRGVTCIHAAAGGVGVINETKARRQVGKDVWVVGVDVNQYNEGLLPDKKSVVLTSAMKYVDRASYDMVKDELDGKFQGGRTLILTAKEDAVGIPPENPNLSDEVQAKVNEIYQQIKSGAIVVADKQGDLFR